ACGCTCCAGCCTCCGACGGGGAAATCCAGCTTCCAATACGCAAATCCCCGACGGTAGAACCTCCCAGGAAACTACTAGTACTACCAGAAACCCCCGCCGGGCTTCAGGACCGGTCGCCGCCGGGGAGCTGATTAGGGGAGTGGAGATCGGGGCGGTGGTCGCCGCGGGGCAGAGCGGAGGAGGGGGAATGGGGATGAACACATGCTTGGTTTCGAAACGGACGAAGGAAGAGGAAAGAGGAGGTCGCTGCCACGATTTTGGACGGTAGCGCCGCTCCATCCGCGACGTCCAATCACGATCCGACGGAGGAGACGCGTGAGCACGCTGTAAGACAAGGGAGTGCCCTGGCAGTTATTAGATTATACGACCAAATAAACATCGAGGCAAGATTAACGGAAGGTATGCAAAGAAGGGAACATAGGTGTCACTTGTCAGGGAGTTAAACCAGGCACAGATACTATCACTAGCAACTTACACTTAACCAGTCAATAAAAGGAAAGCAACATGTGACGGTAATAGCACCACAAAAGCTCAAACTGCTGCTAAAATTTACTTcaccctttgcttggggcgcactGATGACCGATCACAACACTGTTTTCGTTTTCAACACTGATGGCCGATCGCAGGACAGGATCAGTACTTGACAGGCATGCCAAGCCGGTCCAGCCTGCCGGAGCCAGGGTACGCCTTATTGGTGAACTTGGCatgcagggacgccgccgccggccCCGGCGCGAACGCGTGCGCCGACGCCTTCCGGAGCGAGCCGGACTTCTCGTACAGCGCCGGCCTCTGCTTCGGCGCGCTCTGCGACCTGGCCTTGGCGCGGAACGACTCCGTGTTGGCCATGTAGTTGGGGTAGTCGGAGTAGCCGCCGAAGAGGCTGCGCGCGCACTCGCTCTTGGTCGGCGTGAAGACGCTGGCCCGCTTCGAGCTCCCCGGCCGCGACGTCGCCGAGAAGAACTGCGGGCTGTCGTAGAGCTCGGCGAGGTCCACGGGCATGCGCAGAGGGCTGAGCGCCTCGCCCGCCATGCCCACCGACGCCGGGCTCGGCACGGACTGCTGCGCCGTGGTGGAATCCCTCGACGGCGAGTCCGGCATGGTCGCGTAGCTCCGGCTGTTCTGCTCCGAGGTCCTGGTCGAGCATGACGACTGCTGCAGGTGGCTGCCGCTGCTCCGCCTCTTGGAGGCGTGGTGCCGGCCCGGCTTGCCCGGGTCCACCTCCAGAATCTTGGCGTTCTTCTCGTCGTCCATGTACCTCTCCTCCACCCACCGGTCCAGCCAGTTCCTCCCGCAGGACTCCGATCTCTCCCTCCCCAGCCTGTCGCTGCCCGGCGTCCTCGACGAGCCACCCTGCACACCAAGACGATGAATATCCACACCAGAGCGTAACCGTGACACACAGACCAAGGAACTCATACCTTCAGAGAGCCGGAACGGCCGTGCCTGGGCGCGCCATCGTACGCCCCCTGCTCGTACTTCTCCGGCGTCGTCGCCCCCTGAAACACAAAGCCACATACACACCGTAAGAACCCGTTCGACCACGACGGCGTGCGAGCCGGCGTTCCTGACGAACCCTTCCAATTATTACCGGGTGCGCCGCGGCCTGGCGAGAGCGGCTGACGCGGCTGGCGCGCGCGCGGGACTGCACGCTGACGAGCGCCTGCATGCACCGGAGCGTCTCGGCGGCCTGCCGCCGCACGATGTTGCCGCGGACGAGCGCCTGCAGCTTCACCAGCCCGCGCAGCGCCTTGAGTGCGCGCCTCGCCTTCACACGCAAACAACGACAAGCAGGAGAGAGGCTAATCAGTATGGTGGTCCCGGCCGTCGCCATGGGCATCTCTGCATTGCGGGATGGAGGTTGACATGCCAACCACCACCGCCATTACTGCCGCTACCGCACTAGTAGCTGCTTCCGAGAACAGTAACCAAGTATAGCAATGTGCAAACGGCAAAAAATGATTTGGCTGCCATGTTCTTGAGAAGGAGAAGGGAGGATTAAAGCGGCGAGCGCCCATGCCTTGCTTCCATAAAAGAAGCCCGGAAGACTATGAAGCAGTAATGAAGACATGGGAATGGCAGAGCAGAAGAACAACGTGGCTTCTCGCAGCTGGAAACGACACCATGGCAACTAGCTTGCTCACACTAGCACAGAAATTCCTCTCCTAGAAGCAAAAAAATCGGAGAATTTTGAAGAAGCAAAAAATGTGAATCCTTTTGCTTGAAACCCGAAATTCTTGAAAGCTTGGCGTACCAAAAAAATCGATTTTGGAATACTCagagaagcaaaaaaaaaaaggagaattTTGTAACTAAAAGGTGAAGATTTTTGCTTCAAACCATACAGTACACAAAGTAAATTTTGCGGTTCACAGAAGAAAAGATTTTGAGGGACGAATCTAACCAGGTAGCCACGAAAAGCGGCCTGGATCCGCACGGCCGCCCACTCCTCATGCTTCGCCCCAGCTGGCACGCACCGCCCGCTGCTAGTCAGACGCACCACGGCGGCAGCCGCCTGGGCCGCAGCAACGGCGGCCTCGGCCACAGCC
This region of Lolium perenne isolate Kyuss_39 chromosome 2, Kyuss_2.0, whole genome shotgun sequence genomic DNA includes:
- the LOC127335881 gene encoding protein IQ-DOMAIN 22; protein product: MGWASRWLRGLLGGGGGKKGASAEPKPEREKKRWGFGKSFREKDPVRPPTPPAQRAATPRRAYASSDDGADEQNKRAIAVAAATAAVAEAAVAAAQAAAAVVRLTSSGRCVPAGAKHEEWAAVRIQAAFRGYLARRALKALRGLVKLQALVRGNIVRRQAAETLRCMQALVSVQSRARASRVSRSRQAAAHPGATTPEKYEQGAYDGAPRHGRSGSLKGGSSRTPGSDRLGRERSESCGRNWLDRWVEERYMDDEKNAKILEVDPGKPGRHHASKRRSSGSHLQQSSCSTRTSEQNSRSYATMPDSPSRDSTTAQQSVPSPASVGMAGEALSPLRMPVDLAELYDSPQFFSATSRPGSSKRASVFTPTKSECARSLFGGYSDYPNYMANTESFRAKARSQSAPKQRPALYEKSGSLRKASAHAFAPGPAAASLHAKFTNKAYPGSGRLDRLGMPVKY